One window from the genome of Microcoleus sp. AS-A8 encodes:
- a CDS encoding DUF2259 domain-containing protein: MKRLSLASLSFVAIAFLVSSEGLASALRASRRMSGFSPDSRYYLYLESFSNTVTEVPTAQIQMVDLETNSCVRNGCLKTEYDLSASNLTTKAAGDDILKRTAQLRYDLQLTLLKVGIRLPMIARQPNPDSSETYKFLINDPKEPLQITLEQKYIPAVEAGGTFGTERASMRLVVNYNYRQLTIGDLNNYREAVQKYAIREVRLSPNRRNAVVLIDMTQPSYEGLVQTTFVQSFPIERLRTQ; the protein is encoded by the coding sequence ATGAAACGTTTGTCCTTGGCTTCACTCTCGTTTGTGGCGATCGCCTTTCTGGTTAGCTCCGAGGGATTAGCCAGTGCGTTGAGAGCTTCTAGACGAATGTCTGGCTTCTCTCCAGATAGCCGTTACTATCTTTATCTAGAAAGCTTTAGCAACACTGTTACAGAAGTGCCAACCGCACAAATTCAAATGGTCGATTTGGAAACCAACTCCTGCGTGAGGAATGGCTGTCTGAAAACGGAGTATGATCTCTCAGCCTCAAATTTAACCACGAAAGCGGCTGGAGATGACATACTCAAACGAACTGCACAGCTTAGGTATGACTTGCAGCTGACTCTACTTAAAGTCGGAATCAGACTCCCCATGATTGCTCGCCAACCCAATCCCGATAGCAGCGAGACGTATAAATTCCTGATTAATGACCCAAAAGAGCCATTGCAGATTACTTTAGAGCAAAAGTATATTCCTGCCGTTGAAGCTGGAGGCACGTTTGGTACAGAGCGGGCTTCGATGCGGCTGGTGGTTAATTACAATTATCGTCAACTGACCATTGGAGATTTAAACAATTACCGCGAAGCCGTGCAGAAATATGCGATTAGAGAAGTGCGCTTATCGCCCAATCGCCGTAACGCCGTGGTTTTGATCGACATGACGCAACCAAGTTATGAGGGACTGGTACAGACAACGTTTGTACAGAGTTTTCCGATTGAGAGACTGCGTACTCAATGA